A stretch of Deltaproteobacteria bacterium DNA encodes these proteins:
- a CDS encoding BON domain-containing protein yields MKTDNQIRQDILDELGFDPSVASENIAVSVSDGVVTLSGFVPSFADKYSAEKAAFRVAGVKAVAEEIEVKLPPTNTKSDQEVAKAAADAIRWNVSLPSTIQISVEDGVVILRGEVDWQYQRDAATSAVRYITGVRSVKNHLAIHQRPQPTDIKIRIEQALIRSAEADAKRIRVSTANGRVSLSGTVRSQAEIQDAKWAAWAAPGVTAVETNLAIE; encoded by the coding sequence ATGAAAACTGACAATCAAATCCGCCAAGACATTTTGGACGAGCTCGGTTTTGACCCTAGCGTTGCATCCGAGAACATAGCCGTTTCCGTCAGTGACGGTGTAGTCACGCTCAGTGGCTTTGTGCCAAGCTTTGCTGACAAGTACAGCGCTGAAAAAGCAGCTTTTCGCGTTGCTGGAGTCAAGGCAGTCGCCGAAGAGATTGAGGTTAAACTGCCACCGACTAATACTAAGTCCGATCAAGAAGTAGCAAAAGCAGCAGCTGATGCCATAAGATGGAACGTAAGTCTACCATCGACGATCCAAATCTCTGTTGAAGATGGCGTAGTCATTCTCCGTGGCGAGGTAGATTGGCAGTATCAACGAGATGCAGCAACGTCGGCTGTGAGGTATATCACTGGCGTCAGGTCAGTGAAGAACCACCTTGCGATCCATCAACGTCCGCAGCCAACGGATATCAAGATTCGGATCGAACAAGCACTCATTCGTAGCGCTGAGGCCGACGCCAAAAGAATACGCGTCTCAACCGCAAATGGGCGCGTCAGCCTGAGCGGCACGGTCCGGTCGCAGGCTGAGATTCAAGATGCTAAATGGGCCGCATGGGCGGCGCCCGGTGTGACAGCAGTTGAAACAAATCTAGCGATAGAATAG
- a CDS encoding phosphoribosyltransferase encodes MTKYRNRREAGQILGVHLEKELRKKELTKPLVLGLPRGGVPVAFEVAAVLRCALDVIVTRKLGVPGHAELACGAIGPEGVEILDQRLVSECGITDKQISDIVARESVELTRRQELYRTGLGPLNLSGRDVILVDDGIATGAT; translated from the coding sequence ATGACGAAGTACCGCAACAGGCGCGAGGCAGGTCAGATCCTAGGAGTACATCTAGAGAAAGAACTGCGGAAAAAGGAACTAACCAAGCCATTAGTGCTTGGGCTCCCGCGGGGGGGAGTTCCCGTCGCATTTGAAGTGGCCGCGGTCCTGCGGTGTGCTCTCGATGTCATAGTGACGCGAAAACTCGGCGTCCCCGGACATGCAGAGCTGGCCTGTGGTGCTATAGGCCCAGAGGGTGTGGAAATTCTCGATCAAAGATTGGTTAGTGAGTGCGGCATCACTGACAAACAAATTTCTGACATAGTCGCGCGGGAATCGGTTGAGCTCACGCGGCGGCAGGAACTCTATCGTACCGGTCTTGGTCCTCTAAATTTGTCGGGGCGTGATGTGATCTTAGTCGACGACGGCATCGCTACCGGTGCAACCA